The sequence ATTTATTATTCTACTACCAATAGAGATTGTTCTCTTgccttcattttcttctttaagTTCTGAAACTTGTTGAATTTTTGTCTGTCCATAATGCTAAATGGGAGTGGGTGATGATGTAAGTATGGTgtaatactgttctttttttgtgtTCTCATTACCTCGTCTTGCAAAATAAATGTAAATGATTTAGTGAAGTTTTTTTTAGTCCATCTATGTATGATTTTAAAATTGCTAATTAAGTACTTGTTACAAACCTGAAACATTGAAGTTATCTTAGTAAATTCTTAATAGTGTTTTTCTGATACATATGTGGTAACCAAAGTgctgaattttaaatttttttttttgcaggtaaAAGTGGTGTATGTTCGAAACATCTCGCCAAATATTACCGAAGAGAAAATCCAAGAAGAATTCGGCCAATATGGAACAGTTGAACGTGTGAAGAAGATCAAAGACTATGCTTTTGTCCATTTTTCTGAGCGCCAGCATGCTTTGAGTGCAATAGAAGGACTAAACAACAAAGTCTGGGATGATATTGCCATTGATGTCTCCCTGGCAAAGCCACAACCGGCAAACAAGAACCAGCGTAGGGGTGGTGGCCCTGGTGCAGGTTCACGTGGTAACCAGCCTCGTGGTGGTGGACCAAGGGGTAGAGGGCGTGGTCGAGGGGGTTACAACCAAGGGTATGATGCCAATGCTGGGTATGACTCTTATTACGATGGCAGCTATGATGACGGCAGCAGTTATGACGCATACTATGGTGATGGAGGTTATGGTGGAGAGGATTATAGCACTTACAGTGGTGGTTATGGAGCTAGCGACTATGGAGGGAGCTATGCATATGATGGTGCAGGTGGCAGTGCCGATTATTCCGTTCCTCCCGTGGGTAGGGGTGGTCGTGGGGGAAGGGGTGCTCCTAGGGGCACATTCCCTCGTGGGAGTCGAGGTGGACCAATCCGAGGTGGACCTAGGGGTGGAGGTTCCAGGGGTGGTGGACCAAGGGGTGGTATGCGTGGTGGACGCGGTGGTCCTGGACCTAGGGGTGGAAGAGGTGGTCCACCCCGAGGAAGAGGAGGCATTGGAAGTGCTGGAGGATATGGTCCTCAGAAGCGTAAGTTTGGTGGTGATGGCTATCAAGGCGGGGCTGGTGGATATCCTGAACCAAAGAGGTCGTACACAGATTACAGTGGCCAGGACTATGGACAGGACCAACACTGGGGACAAGACTATGGTTACGCTGATCAAGGAGAGCAGCAGTGGTATCAAGATAGCTCCTGGTCGCAGCAGTGGTAGAAATCCAAACTAAGATTGGCAGccattcatttcattcaaataGTTTAGAAAATGAGTCTTTATATTATTATCTTTTCATTTGGAGCCCAATCTTTTCTGCTTTATCATTTGGATTGGAAGAAAAGTCAAAATCGTTTGTACAAAGTGGTTTGAACATCAAGTTAAAAAATGGATCACAGAGCagaaaaaactccaaaaaagcATCAAAAGATGCTCAAAACTTCTGAAGGGGTTCATGGAAACAACAAGAGTCATTGTGTaaattttgtccattttgattACAGTCATTTGCAAAATGTGCCAAAATTCCAGTTTTATTTCTTATTCAGATATTATAGTTATCAAAATCACCTTAGCCACTGAAAAAGCTGACACCTTGAAATCTAAGAATCCTTCCAATGACTTAGTTGACTTaaattaatgcatttttatcattattaaaataaaactgctttgaaaaatttaaccaGCTACTATAGCTGGCTTTAAAATTATCTGTTGTCAAATTATTGTCTTAGTGTCCAAAACAAAGGTGAAATTACACCCAAGTGAAAATATATTGCTAAAAGAATTGTGACTAAATTTCACCAAGAAATCTTCAAAGGAAACGTAGTCAAAACCACCCCAGTAAATTCCAAGAAGAAATTTTAGCGAAATCatgtaacaaagaaaaaactgaaaaaagagcaaaatagGTATTTCCAAATGTTCTGCAAAGATCTATGGTGACAGTTGGATACGGTAAGTGCAGCATTACGCATGCCTACTTTACTCCAGTTGTGGCGATTCTTTCAGTCAGTATATGGGAGTCCATTTTTGTACCGTTGGCAATTGAGAATTTTCAGAAAATTTTTAAGGCTAGATTCCCTTTGGTTTGAACCTGTTCATCTTTGATACTGACAAAAAGAATTGTTTCCTCTGGGTACAAGAATGCTTTTGTGTGTAtgttgtgatgtttttttttttttttaattattcttaAAACCAGTGATATTAGGGATGCTGAGCATGGTAGGGTGTAGTTTTGTTTAACCTAGATACTCATCGCAGCAAGCTTTGCAGAGAAAAAGCGCATGTGAAATCTATCAATTTTACAATAGAATTTATAGCTCAAGTTACTCATATTGTTCTACTAACCATGTCATTAGGAAAGGTCGTTCGTCCAAGCCATTTATTTCGTTGGGGgatctttcattttttcttttactctgTTGTCTCTCTTGTCTTTATCGTAAATTCGGTAGCAGTGTTAAATAGGTCCTATGCATCTCAAGAGTCTACGAGATCTCTTTCCCGATAAGCATGTCGAAGACATGCAAGCTAGAAAATTTTAGTATGGAAATATGCTAAGTCGAATTCGTCAGGTTTCGAGTTTCCTGTGCGAATGCGCCGATGCACCAGACATGTCTTTTCTAGTTGGAAGCTGTTCACGACGTTTTAGACGAGTTATTGGCACTTTTCAATGGCAATTTTATTTACTGTCGCCTGATGGACTTCATGAATAAATCACAAGAGTAGCGGAGAGTGCTCTGACAGGCTAAGGAAAGCTTTATCTTAGAACCTTGACAAGGGGGAGAGTGTGTCTTCCCATGATACCAGGAATGGAAATTAGAATGTGTGCCTTCAATTTTGtcgaaaggaaaaaatatatgTCTGTTTCGTGTAGCATTCAGCAAAGGATTCTAAAGTTTAGAGAGGAATGAACGATCCTCTAGAGATCGCTGGGGTTAATTTCAGAAGCGTGAATAGTCGGCGCAAATGGCTCGGTCTCTTTGAAAAAGTTGAGAATTGTTAATTTTAAGTGGATTTGAGTACTTTATCTATTAGTTGAGACCACAAAAGGCATTTTTCGTCCTCTTGCGCGCTTAGAGGTGAACAGCTCGATCACGACCGAGCCGCCCAATAAGAGAGTTAGAAAAGCACGGAAGGTAGTTTGTAGAGTTATAATAGATAGCACGATCTGTAATGACAGTTGGCATCAAAACCTCctgatatttcaaaatgatgtTGCTCTGCTAAGCATTTGGGATGATTTTGagatatcacgagtggtatttatggTAAACAACTTGCAGAAATCATCCTGCCGAGTGTTAAAACGACTACCTGAGAAATATGAAATGCCTTCATGTAGATATTTCTCAATAAGCTGAGATACCATTGTTCTCAGCCTATCAGATTGCAGACATTTCTTAGGTGGATTTTAATACCGAAATCGCATATAGGCCGTCGTAACTTGCAAATGAAGGCTGCATGTAAATGACCGGGTGGTTATGATTCGGTTGAAAGATGATATTCAGAACGGCGTGCTGTTTTTGGACAGGTCAACATGATCACTACACTGCGTTATTGCTGGGAATTCCCATCattaaattgtttgtttgtttcctaTCTTTCTCTTCCTTTGTGAAGCTTTCACAGGAAATCGCGTCCGAAAAATCTCGAAGCCGAGGCGTGAAAACGCGACTTGCCAACGGGTAGAGAAAATTACCCATCTGGAGAAGTACCACCGTGACGACAAAAAAAGTTCCTCTCCCAGTGACTGCTGTTCTACTGTTATCCTAATGTTGGAAGAAAAGCGGGGAAGACTTTTTGACGACAAACGGACGTCTTCTACTGAATTGCATTGCTGTGAGTTCTTCGTTTGTATACTTTTATTCTGGTCAATAAAATTAGAATAATTGCTTTCATCATCTTTGTGGGTTATTGTTGTTTTACTGAAATCGTTCGATGACCTCTCTTATTCCCTTAGACCAGTTCTCACTGTTGCACTTCGAGCGGAGACCACTGACCTCAAAAAAAGATTGGATCGAGCTACCTATTGTTTTAGAATCCAAGTTTTTGAAGCCATCGGCGCCATATTGGTAGGACCCAATTTGTCATTGATAGGAGAAATATAAATCATAAATTAAAAGTATGTTGAATAAATACCCCCAAGTAGCTCTAAAATCCTTAAACCCATGCCGGGTGATTTCGCATTGACTCCTCGCTAGGACCCGCAGCTGCTTTGGTCCTAGTAAGATGCCTGCCAGtgaatttttttgccttcattttttaaacaatagaagctcgatccagtcttttttttttatcagtggCGGAGACACGGTGCGCATTTTCCCGCGCCTAACCCTCTACGGCATGTTAGTTCCAGTCCATTGGCGGCAATCCGAATATGACCGACGTCGAGAGATCTCTTCTACCTCGTCAGACAAGGCCTGCGATTGGAGAATTAAGACAGATGATACAACACTACGCCTCGTTTTGATAACAACAAGCTACAGGTCGTAGAAACCTGTAAAAGTCAAACTAGTAAAACTAAAAGTCTGGGATGATAACTACAGTATTAGTCTCGATGGCCTCAAAGACATTCTACCCTGTCGCTGTTGTTGGTTTAACGCAGCACCACAGCAAACCTCTTTATTCGCTTGTTAAATCGTCTCCTTGCCTCACAATCAGGGAACGGTTGCTTTAATATAAGCTTGGTTATCGCTAACCATTGGTCAGTGAAGAATTATCGAAACCCGTACGTTCCTTTGGTAGGTAACGtcggttagcactaaccaggcttcgagcgGCTCGGGCCAGGAGAACTtttaaaatttggtgtcaaacaacgACGCTTCGAGCATTTGCCCTCCAAGATCGCTCttacgtcatcttcgtaatctaatcttcgtaatctaatcggcaagtgacgtcGAAGGACTAACCCTTGAAACGTcttcttcgtaatctaatcggaaagtgaccaCGAAGGACCAACGCTCAAACATCATCATCTTAATCTAATCGGTAAATGACGACGAAgagctaatgctcgaaacgtcgactttgttatcttttcacggtggaaatttgagccttatcaacttgttattaccaaattttagtgtttcacttacCCACGATGGGTaatctcatgctggtatcggatcgataccagcatgagatcgaggccaagAGTGTCAatcagtccaagatggcggtcaaAGCGTGAAATGACCTGGCATCCGCGATCAGTACTGTGACCCGCGGGATATCGTAAAACCCGCAggactgaaaaacgacgtaaatagtgTGCGTTCTGTCAAAGGCAAATATATTGTTTTTAGCACCATTGGCTACGGCATTCACCTTAGAAGCGAGTCATGTATAAGAGGAAAAATCACAATTGAGGGTCTTCAGTTTTCATTCCTTGGCACTCAAATTTGGTTTATTTCTTCGTTAAAACTAGTTTCCAAAAATCTCTTTTAGCGCTTGAAGCCGTGTACGAGCTTTGCGAGCAATTGCATGGAACCACGCGTTTGTGTTATGTTTCCCTTCTTAGATAATGTAATCAGGACAATCTATCGCAGAAGTAATATTATCAGCATGGTACCATGGTAGTTACTTATCGATGTCAGAGAAGCAATGTTTGGTGGTCCTATGAAATAATGTATTACAACTTAACCGAATGAAAATTGAAGTTAAATTATGAGAGCTCAGAAACCAGGGCGGCCCAGGTGAAAGTTATTTAAAAACGTCATGATTAATGCCCGAAGGTATGAATTGAAGGGGAAGAAACTGCCAGAAAAATTTTGTCGCAAGCATGCCCTTTCCTGCAAAGAATGTATATTCTGCAGTTAGTGGGAATCCTGTGGCACATTTTGACCCTGAAAGTTTTGTTGGACAACCCTACATTGCACATGCTCAGTACAGTGTTCGAGAGCACGTTGGCGGCGGACGTCTATCTTTAGTCGGCTTTCTCGAACTGTTTTGGCCAAATTTTATACGCTTATACAGCATGGAAACAACGCAAGAGTTATCGGATGATGCACAGCAACTTGTAAACCAAGGTTTGAGCGTAAAAGTTGCCCAACGAGTGGGTACTATCTTCGCAACTGGATCTCTAGTTCCTACGGAGTTGGACGAGAGAGCGTTGGATGCTCTTCGCGAATTCAACGAGGATGGAGCTCTTGAAGTTTTGGATCAGTTTGGGAACAGTGACCTTTCCCACGTGCAGAATAAGAGTGCTTTTCTTTGTGGTGTAATGAAGACCTATCGCGAGAAAAATCGCCAAAAGGCTCAGGGACATACACCGGGAACCGAAGCAGTTAGTGGCCCCAACGAGGAGAAGATAAAAGAATTGCTGGATAGAACTGGTTATACTCTAGACATTACTACAGGACAGAGGAAATATGGAGGTCCACCGCCTAACTGGGAAGGCCCTGCTCCTGGGACGGGAAGCGAGgtattttcaatttgttttgttttcaatttcagtTGTTGAGTCAAGTGCCTATGagttcagtttttcttttattttttatctgaCTTTTAAAGATCAGATGTCCATGACCATCATTCCTTAAGACTTTGTATTCTTTCTCTTAATCTATGGATTATTGGAGGTATAATTGTCACAAAAACCCTTAAAGCATCGTGCAAGTACTCATATTTTGGACTTATGCATCCTCTCCTACCGTCCCTATGCATTTTTCAGTCAAAGGTCAAAGCACCTTTTCAAACAACATATCAGGAGGGAAAGCAAGGTCATTTTGCCACTTATCTTAGGGAATGTAAATTGtattctgtaaaaaaaatggggaGCTGTGAGGTTCAAGATTAAACCATAAACCACATGAGCATTTGGCTGCTCGATCACAGTGACACTTTTTAAAGCTGAAATAGTAggtaaattgaacaaaaaaggAAGGGTTTGGGAATGCTTTGAAGGTAAAACAGCTTTGAAACCTATTTCACAGTAGCTAAACGTTACAATaaccgaaagaaaaaaaatgttgtaaacacttttattttatttataatgccactttcatgcaataaaccgGTGAAATATAATTCTGTATTTCACCGtatgaaatataaagaagacagaattctgtttggaaggtttattacatgaaattggccttatatatataacaaacaaattacaccatagaagaTGCTTTGTACGGATTGTATTCactcgtttctaaagttttgcgactcgtgaataaaaatccgtatgGCGcgctttctatgaagtaatctattttaaTAGGCTGTTGATTCGTCATGCTGCGTGTGGTATCACATGCCAGCGCTCCAagctcactttttcaaaaagtcgccttttggcgaccttcaattacaaaatggtcgccataaaaaaattttggtcgccaaaaaaaaattgattatagcTGTAATATCCAGGGGCGGACACTTCGTGTACGTTACATGAACTTCTACGCCGAGCGACAGGTTTGCAACCCTTTCCTTTGCCAAACTGTTACGTTTCCTCGCTTGCCGATTAAAACATTTTAGAAACGGGCGAGACAAAGAGAAGGAAGAGATTTCGATGTCTGGTAGCCGAAATGATTTACTACAAAGATCCTGAGACCGAGTAACAAATCGGCCAATGGCACGCGAAACCTTTCAAATCgatcaaattggccattttgatctgcagagaagaccaagtaaacaactaaGGTGGATGGTATTTGGACTTGACCCGATCGATCCTTTTTCCTCACATTCTCTCTCATTGAAGAGGCTAAAAACAACATTCACGTTTGATGCGTGATAACGGCATCTGGAGTCAGCCCTGAATTTTTCTCTCCTGTGGACAAATTAAACAACCTCACTATTTTTCCATAAGACCGTGCACCCAAACTTATATGGAATACACAAAATGAGACAGAAACgctctcaaataaaattattattattataaacacaTTGAAAATCCTGTAGCCTTCAATCTTGCCGAGAGAGTCGAGACAAGCATGGATTTCGCGGCCAACAGGTCTACTTGGTGCAAATCGTCTGCGGTCACTGAAGCAATCGCAACAGAGAACTGTCTCTGTCGGAGTGGAAGTAAGGACCGCTCCTCAGTAGGGTGCAGGAAGTATAGTTTGACTTCTTCCCAGTTTACGCTCACTTTAGGTTTACGCATTCGTATCGAGTAACGAAACGGCGATAAAGAGAAAGATATGTGATATCGTCGcttttacttttgataattCGACCAAACATCGATTAATTTTCCAAGTAAGTTTCTTTTATAATCTGTCGGTCGCCAATTGGCGACATTcgtcaaaattttagtcgccaaatatttttttcactcgcCATGGCGACCAAAATGGTCGCAGCTTGGAGCGCTGCATGCAGCATGTACGGTGCAGAATCCCAATGTTTTCTCGTCTGGTGTGGCGTTTATTTTTTTGGTATAGTCAATTTTAGTGGCCAACaaggaaaatgaattgaataaGGATACTTGCTTTCGTGTTAAAGAACATTGTCCAGTATAATTTGTTCCTTTTGTTCCTTTATAGAAAGTCTGTTGTCAAGTTTTTGTTGGCAAGATTCCCAGAGACTGCTTTGAAGATGAACTTGTTCCCTTGCTTGAAGAGTGTGGAAGAATCTATGACTTCAGACTGATGGTAGATCCCCTGTCAGGTCAGAACCGTGGATATGGCTTTTGCACGTACTCTGTCCGAGAGGAGGCCCAAGATGCCATGAAGAAGCTGGACAACAAGGAAATCAGGCCTGGAAGGCGACTGGGCGTTTGCCTGTCAGTAGCAAATAACCGACTCTTCGTTGGATCCATCCCCAAGACGAAGACCAAACAGGAAATCTTTGACGAGTTTAGCAATGTTACAACTGGACTCTCTGATGTTATAGTTTACATGTCTTCAGAAGACAAATCAAAAAACAGGGGATTTGCTTTCTTGGAGTATGAAAATCACCAAGCAGCTTCTCTGGCACGTCGCAGACTGGCCAGTGGAAGAGTGAAAGTCTGGAATGTTCATATCGTGACTGTTGACTGGGCGGAGCCACAGGATGAACCAGATGACGAAACTATGTCAAAggtattttctttttgcataattttagtATTTGCAACTTGGCACCTGTGGAAATTATTGCCCAGACAATGTAAACTTGTGATACGTATTCAGACACAGGTATCAAACTATGGCATAGAAATCTTCCTTGAGACACTATTAGACAATATCAGGTGAAAAAAAATCAGGACCAAATTCTGGCATTTCACTATGGGTCACTTAAGTAACTGTTGAGATATTGATGATGTTGATTGCGGGCTGTTGTTAAAGGGTTAAGACTTGATCTTGAATAATTAGTAGACAAACACTATTCAGTGTTAGTAAATCAGATCTGCCAGTATATATGGTAGTAACCTTGACGTGAATGTCACATTTCACCTCATAttgcaatgtttttgttttaacaacGGTTAGAATAGAAAGGTCAAACAATGGTGCTATAATTTAGAGTTACAACAGATCATGAGAAATTATTGGGTAGTAGCTTAAGTAAATTACTCAATTTTGTGTTAGACACCTGTCTTTGGATTTCGTGGAATTATTCAAAATTGAGAAAAGCAAAGCAttaggggaatctttgtttttgcatttcatCTCATCATCATGAGCTCATTCTTCACCAATTAGTCCTAAAAAAAACAGCTCTGAATGTTGAAATTGCATTGTATAAGTTGAGGATAACGTTGGACAAGTTGAGTTTACAAAAGAGTGTGTGGCTCAGTATCGATTTTCGCATGTGACTCTGTTGGGTTTTGATGTCTGTTGTTGCTATGAAAGTGTAATAGCAGAAAGTATGCAAAGTTATGTGGTTTAGTTTTTCAAATACTTTTGACGCTTTAAGTTTATTGATGTGTGGCATGAGGCCTTGAGATGTTTGTTAGAGAACCTTTGTCGACTACAGGCCTTTGTGTGTGTCAGCGCCAATTTAAGACTTACCTACATTCAAAAACTTTGCAGTGGTTGTGAGAGTTAGTCCAAAATCTTCTCTGCGTGTATAAACTCACTTTTCGATTGGTTAAACGTGTGAAACATTGTATCCCAAGTAATTTGAATTATTGTAATGGTAAATGAGAAAGCCTTTATTtaagtaaacaataacaaacaaGCGTGAAGGCCTGTAGTTGAGAGAACTActttatacaccttattccaaattGGCGGGCAaaaatttattcttttgtttgcatgtttattagccctctttgcctcattttcacttcaaaattcttttgctttttattcATGTTGACGAgacaaagagggctaattaacaggaaaacaaaagaataatttagtatttaccattttggaataaggtgcatGAGTCCAAATGTAAACAGTGCCCTCTGTAAAGAGTACCCTATATTTTTCATGTTATTGGCTGAAGAAAATATGTACAGCTGTGATTGTCACTAGAAATGCGAGcataattttttgttgttgttgggtaTAGGTCAAAGTACTCTATGTCAGGAATGTCACCCCCAGTGTCACCGAAGAAAAACTAAAGGAAAAGTTTTCCGAGTTTGGTACAATTGAACGGCTCAAGAAAGTGAAAGATTACGCCTTTGTGCACTACGCCGAGCGAGACCATGCTGTGAAGGCGTTGGAGACAATGAACAACGCTGAATTAGATGGAGCCACTCTCGAAGTGTCCCTTGCAAAACCTCAACCATCGCAGAAGGACAGAAGACGAGGCGGCAGTGGACAGGGAGGTTTTGGCTCTTATGGCGGACCCCGCGGTGGTCCTCGGGGAGGTTCTTCTGGGCGTGGTCGCGGGGGGCCTTATGGCGGCAACCGCGGTGCGTATCATGAAACCTACGAGGACTACTATGGTGGTTACGGCAGTGGGTATGACTATGGTGCAGACAGCTACTATGATGATTATTACGGTGGCAGCGGGTATGGCTACGAACGCCCCCCTCCACCGCGAGGGGGTGGTCCCCGAGGAGGTCGCGGTGGGCCACCACGTGGTGGCCCCCCCATGCGTGGAGGTGGGTACCCTCCTAGAGGTGGTGAGCGAGGTGGAAGAGGTGGACCGCGAGGGGGCGGACCTCGCGGTGGGAGAGGAGGACCTCTAGGGCGTGGCGGACCGAGAGGAGGGGGTGTGTCCCCAGCCAAGAGGAAGTACGGTGCAGACTCTGTGCAAGCGCCAGTGGAGTACCCAGACCCAAAGCGCCGGTTCATGGGTCAGAGCCAAGGAAGTGGGTGGGGAAGCCAGCCGATTGCCCAGCAGCCGCTCTACGATAGCTACGACACCCATCAGTCCAACCAGGATTGGTACATGGATAGCTACGGTCAACAGTGGTAGTTACAGAAACAAAATTTGGTTCACGGCCAATTCTAATTTGGTAGACCTTTCCCTGACCCTTTTTTTCTGATTCATTTGGCTTTCAAGAAGTTTTGCATTGTGCTAGATTAAGATTGGACCATCTTGGCTTTTGGAGTAAAAATTTTTTGACTTGTAAGTGTCTCGTTGAATACGGATTGATTTGGAAATACGGTCTATATTTGGATGAGCGTCTGACATTTCAATTGGACATGAAATGCCCTCCAAGAAGttttaaaattagttttagtgttttttttctcttttcgaaGGTTGCAAGATGAAAATTATTCCTTAGAAGCTTTTAAGCAAAATGGCCTCGCTGTACTAAACTTCAGTTTAGGGATTTTTAGAACGCAGAAGTTGTCGTCATTGTATCGTGGTTTTAACTTGTGAAATATATTTAAC is a genomic window of Acropora muricata isolate sample 2 chromosome 8, ASM3666990v1, whole genome shotgun sequence containing:
- the LOC136925320 gene encoding heterogeneous nuclear ribonucleoprotein R-like, translated to MPFPAKNVYSAVSGNPVAHFDPESFVGQPYIAHAQYSVREHVGGGRLSLVGFLELFWPNFIRLYSMETTQELSDDAQQLVNQGLSVKVAQRVGTIFATGSLVPTELDERALDALREFNEDGALEVLDQFGNSDLSHVQNKSAFLCGVMKTYREKNRQKAQGHTPGTEAVSGPNEEKIKELLDRTGYTLDITTGQRKYGGPPPNWEGPAPGTGSEKVCCQVFVGKIPRDCFEDELVPLLEECGRIYDFRLMVDPLSGQNRGYGFCTYSVREEAQDAMKKLDNKEIRPGRRLGVCLSVANNRLFVGSIPKTKTKQEIFDEFSNVTTGLSDVIVYMSSEDKSKNRGFAFLEYENHQAASLARRRLASGRVKVWNVHIVTVDWAEPQDEPDDETMSKVKVLYVRNVTPSVTEEKLKEKFSEFGTIERLKKVKDYAFVHYAERDHAVKALETMNNAELDGATLEVSLAKPQPSQKDRRRGGSGQGGFGSYGGPRGGPRGGSSGRGRGGPYGGNRGAYHETYEDYYGGYGSGYDYGADSYYDDYYGGSGYGYERPPPPRGGGPRGGRGGPPRGGPPMRGGGYPPRGGERGGRGGPRGGGPRGGRGGPLGRGGPRGGGVSPAKRKYGADSVQAPVEYPDPKRRFMGQSQGSGWGSQPIAQQPLYDSYDTHQSNQDWYMDSYGQQW